From a region of the Pradoshia eiseniae genome:
- the rplQ gene encoding 50S ribosomal protein L17, whose protein sequence is MAYRKLGRTSAQRKAMLRDLATDLIINERIETTETRAKELRSVVEKMITLGKRGDLHARRQAAAYIRNEVANEESGQDAVQKLFAEIAPRYEERQGGYTRIMKIGPRRGDAAPMVIIELV, encoded by the coding sequence ATGGCATACAGAAAGTTAGGACGTACAAGTGCACAGCGTAAAGCTATGCTACGTGACTTGGCTACTGATTTAATCATCAACGAACGTATCGAAACGACTGAAACTCGTGCGAAAGAATTGCGTTCAGTAGTTGAGAAAATGATCACTCTAGGCAAACGTGGAGATTTACACGCTCGTCGTCAAGCGGCTGCTTACATTCGTAACGAAGTTGCTAACGAAGAGTCTGGCCAAGATGCTGTTCAAAAATTATTCGCTGAAATCGCACCTCGTTATGAAGAGCGTCAAGGCGGTTACACTCGTATCATGAAAATTGGTCCACGTCGCGGTGACGCTGCGCCAATGGTTATCATCGAGTTGGTATAA
- a CDS encoding DUF2521 family protein gives MNTVVNFTAFRKEKQQQYEREALKDFSLELLGRHYRHLAKGLKSLPGYPLEPAEEHCYDMAVEAFLIGSSYSKFAKYGETPEEIMQRSKRELDALAAQLFFHLNQPMGEAAPFLEDTLRELTQEYVTTWWLEGYSKGTQRNKTRAKR, from the coding sequence TTGAATACAGTAGTGAATTTTACAGCCTTTCGGAAGGAGAAGCAGCAGCAATATGAACGGGAAGCCTTGAAGGACTTCTCCTTAGAGCTGCTTGGCCGGCATTACCGTCATTTGGCTAAGGGACTCAAGTCGCTTCCTGGCTATCCGCTGGAGCCGGCTGAGGAGCACTGTTATGACATGGCTGTTGAGGCTTTCTTAATAGGATCATCATACAGTAAGTTCGCTAAGTACGGCGAAACTCCTGAAGAAATCATGCAGCGGTCCAAAAGGGAGCTTGATGCTCTTGCGGCGCAGCTATTCTTTCATTTGAACCAACCGATGGGAGAAGCTGCTCCCTTTCTAGAGGATACACTGCGTGAGCTGACGCAAGAATATGTAACCACATGGTGGCTTGAAGGCTATTC
- the truA gene encoding tRNA pseudouridine(38-40) synthase TruA has translation MQRYKCIVAYDGTGFAGYQVQPGKRTVQLEIEQALSKIHKGDSVRIAASGRTDAGVHARGQVVHFDSKLQIPGERFKKALNAMLPRDISILDASPVDMDFHARFTSVRKEYRYRISLSEERDPFLRDYAYHYPYPLNLEAMKEAAQYLKGTHDFTSFCSAKTEVVDKVRTVEEIIFNTSDDELVIQFIGNGFLYNMVRIMTGTLLEVGSGKKAPAEMETILAARDRIQAGKTAPGHGLYLWKVDYA, from the coding sequence ATGCAACGGTATAAATGTATAGTAGCTTATGACGGGACAGGCTTTGCCGGTTACCAAGTACAGCCGGGAAAGCGGACCGTTCAGCTTGAGATTGAACAAGCCTTAAGCAAAATTCATAAGGGCGATTCTGTCCGGATAGCTGCATCCGGACGGACGGATGCAGGCGTACATGCCCGCGGGCAAGTCGTTCATTTTGACTCTAAGCTTCAGATTCCTGGCGAGCGCTTTAAGAAGGCTTTAAATGCGATGCTCCCGAGGGATATCTCTATCCTCGATGCTTCACCAGTTGATATGGATTTTCACGCCCGGTTTACAAGCGTTCGTAAGGAATACCGCTATAGAATCAGCCTTAGTGAAGAGAGGGATCCCTTCCTGCGTGACTATGCTTATCATTATCCATATCCACTTAATCTTGAAGCAATGAAGGAGGCTGCCCAATATCTAAAGGGCACGCATGACTTCACGAGCTTTTGCTCGGCGAAAACCGAGGTAGTGGATAAGGTTAGAACGGTTGAGGAAATTATTTTCAATACATCAGATGATGAATTGGTGATACAATTCATAGGCAATGGCTTTTTGTACAATATGGTTCGAATCATGACAGGAACTCTTCTTGAAGTGGGGAGCGGCAAAAAGGCTCCTGCCGAGATGGAGACAATCCTTGCAGCAAGGGACCGTATACAGGCAGGAAAGACAGCGCCGGGGCATGGATTATATCTTTGGAAAGTGGATTACGCATAA
- a CDS encoding energy-coupling factor transporter transmembrane component T family protein, giving the protein MMDKFIIGRYVPAESVVHRMDPRTKLLMVLIYICIVFLANNWLTYGLLIIYTLVLIALTKIKPSFIIQGLKPVILLIILTLIIQLFFTKRGEIVFTLFGMDIYDEGIKMGVFISLRFTLLILITSVMTLTTTPIEITDGMETLLNPLKKIKFPVHELALMMSISLRFIPTLLEETDKIVKAQTSRGVDFSSGPLKERFRAVVPLLVPLFVGSFKRAEELAVAMEARGYRGGEGRTKYKALSWHLRDSLLIGSLVILTILLVWTRS; this is encoded by the coding sequence ATGATGGACAAGTTTATTATCGGACGCTATGTCCCTGCTGAATCTGTTGTTCATCGGATGGATCCACGGACAAAGCTGCTTATGGTCCTGATTTATATCTGTATCGTCTTTCTTGCGAATAATTGGCTGACCTATGGATTATTAATCATTTATACACTCGTATTGATTGCCCTAACCAAGATTAAGCCATCATTCATCATACAGGGCTTGAAGCCGGTCATCCTGCTCATTATCCTCACATTGATCATCCAGCTGTTCTTTACAAAAAGAGGAGAGATTGTATTTACACTCTTTGGCATGGATATCTATGACGAAGGGATCAAGATGGGGGTTTTCATATCCTTGCGCTTCACCTTGCTTATCCTCATCACAAGTGTCATGACTTTGACAACGACACCGATAGAGATTACCGATGGAATGGAAACCTTGCTGAATCCGTTGAAGAAAATCAAGTTTCCTGTTCATGAGCTTGCATTGATGATGTCTATTTCCTTGCGCTTTATTCCGACGTTACTCGAGGAGACGGATAAAATCGTCAAGGCGCAGACCTCAAGAGGTGTTGATTTCTCTAGCGGTCCTCTTAAGGAAAGGTTCCGGGCGGTCGTTCCATTGCTGGTGCCGCTATTTGTCGGCTCATTTAAGCGTGCTGAGGAGCTGGCTGTCGCGATGGAGGCAAGGGGCTATCGCGGCGGAGAAGGGCGTACGAAGTATAAAGCCCTCTCCTGGCATTTGAGGGACAGCCTTTTAATCGGATCCCTGGTCATCTTGACGATATTACTAGTTTGGACGCGATCATAA
- a CDS encoding DNA-directed RNA polymerase subunit alpha — protein sequence MIEIEKPKIETVQISEDGKYGKFIVEPLERGYGTTLGNSLRRILLSSLPGAAVTSIQIDGVLHEFSTIEGVEEDVTAIILNIKKLALKIYSDEEKTLEIDVQGEGAVTAADITHDSDVEILNPDLLIAHLSKKAHLRMRLVAKRGRGYTPADQNKREDQPIGVIPIDSIYTPVSRMTYQVENTRVGQLTNYDKLTLDVWTDGSTGPKEAIALGAKIVTEHLNIFVGLTDEAQNAEIMVEKEEDQKEKVLEMTIEELDLSVRSYNCLKRAGINTVQELANKTEEDMMKVRNLGRKSLEEVKAKLEELGLSLRKDD from the coding sequence ATGATCGAGATAGAAAAACCAAAAATTGAAACGGTTCAAATCAGCGAGGACGGAAAATATGGGAAGTTTATCGTTGAACCACTTGAGCGTGGATATGGAACAACTTTGGGTAACTCCTTACGTCGTATCCTACTATCCTCATTGCCTGGTGCTGCCGTTACATCTATTCAAATTGATGGTGTACTCCATGAGTTCTCTACTATTGAGGGTGTAGAAGAAGATGTAACAGCTATTATCCTAAATATTAAGAAACTCGCATTAAAGATTTATTCCGATGAGGAAAAAACCCTTGAAATTGATGTTCAAGGTGAAGGAGCTGTAACGGCTGCTGATATTACACATGATAGTGACGTAGAGATCCTTAATCCGGACCTTCTCATTGCTCATCTTTCCAAGAAAGCACACTTGCGCATGCGCCTAGTGGCTAAACGCGGAAGAGGCTACACGCCGGCTGATCAAAACAAACGTGAAGATCAACCAATCGGTGTAATACCAATTGACTCTATTTACACTCCAGTATCTCGCATGACTTATCAAGTAGAAAATACACGTGTTGGCCAATTGACTAACTACGATAAATTGACTCTTGATGTATGGACTGATGGAAGCACTGGTCCGAAAGAAGCGATTGCGCTCGGCGCAAAGATTGTTACTGAGCATTTAAATATCTTTGTTGGTTTAACGGATGAAGCTCAAAATGCTGAAATCATGGTTGAAAAAGAAGAGGATCAAAAAGAAAAAGTACTTGAGATGACTATCGAAGAGCTTGATCTTTCTGTTCGTTCTTACAACTGCTTGAAGCGTGCTGGCATCAACACGGTGCAAGAGCTTGCCAATAAAACAGAAGAAGATATGATGAAGGTTCGTAACCTTGGCCGTAAATCACTTGAAGAAGTGAAAGCTAAGCTTGAAGAATTAGGTCTTTCCCTGCGTAAAGACGACTAA
- a CDS encoding energy-coupling factor ABC transporter ATP-binding protein: MRKPLAEVSNVSFQYETSTKKALDSVSFTVFEGEWLAIVGHNGSGKSTLAKLLIGLNFPDEGIIKVRDMEMGEKHLWEIRRQIGMVFQNPDNQFVGTTVVDDVAFGLENAGIKREEMIGRVKDALVKVRMDGFLNQEPHHLSGGQKQRVALAGVLALGPSIIILDEATSMLDPMGRAEVLETIRQLKADKNLTVISITHDLDEAARADRMIVLNQGRVFAEGTPKEIFALDEELIKLGLDIPFAVKMGKLLREQGLEVANHITEEGLVDELCKFRSNK, translated from the coding sequence ATGAGGAAACCGTTGGCAGAAGTAAGCAATGTATCCTTTCAATATGAAACGAGTACAAAAAAAGCGCTTGATAGTGTCTCCTTCACCGTTTTTGAGGGAGAATGGCTAGCTATTGTCGGGCATAATGGCTCTGGCAAATCGACCTTAGCAAAACTATTAATAGGCCTCAATTTTCCTGATGAGGGGATTATCAAGGTTAGAGATATGGAAATGGGCGAAAAGCATTTATGGGAGATCAGACGCCAAATTGGTATGGTCTTTCAAAATCCCGATAATCAATTTGTCGGCACGACAGTTGTGGATGATGTGGCTTTTGGTTTGGAAAACGCCGGCATCAAGAGGGAAGAAATGATTGGCCGGGTAAAGGATGCGCTCGTAAAAGTGCGCATGGATGGCTTTCTCAATCAAGAGCCGCACCATTTATCAGGGGGCCAGAAGCAACGGGTTGCGCTTGCTGGTGTGCTAGCGCTAGGCCCCTCCATCATCATCTTGGATGAGGCTACCTCTATGCTTGACCCGATGGGAAGAGCAGAGGTGCTGGAGACAATCCGCCAGCTGAAAGCGGACAAAAACTTAACAGTCATCTCCATTACGCATGACTTGGACGAGGCTGCACGAGCAGATCGGATGATTGTGCTGAATCAAGGCAGAGTTTTTGCTGAAGGTACACCAAAGGAGATCTTTGCCTTGGATGAAGAGCTTATTAAGCTCGGTCTTGATATCCCCTTCGCCGTGAAGATGGGTAAGCTCTTACGTGAACAAGGGCTAGAGGTCGCCAATCACATCACAGAGGAAGGGCTGGTGGATGAACTATGCAAATTTCGCTCAAACAAGTAG
- the rpsI gene encoding 30S ribosomal protein S9 has translation MAQVQYYGTGRRKSSVARVRLIPGEGRIIINDRKIEEYIPFEALREVVKQPLVVTETTNSYDVLVNVKGGGYTGQAGAIRHGIARALLEVDPENRPGLKRAGLLTRDSRMKERKKYGLKGARRAPQFSKR, from the coding sequence TTGGCACAAGTACAATATTACGGTACTGGTCGACGTAAGAGCTCCGTTGCTCGTGTGCGTTTGATTCCAGGTGAAGGCCGCATCATTATCAACGATCGTAAAATCGAAGAATACATTCCATTTGAAGCACTTCGCGAAGTTGTGAAGCAGCCTCTAGTGGTAACTGAAACTACAAACAGCTATGACGTTTTAGTAAACGTTAAAGGCGGTGGCTACACAGGCCAAGCAGGCGCAATCCGTCACGGTATTGCTCGTGCGTTGCTTGAAGTAGACCCAGAAAACCGTCCAGGACTTAAACGTGCTGGATTGTTAACTCGTGACTCTCGCATGAAAGAACGTAAAAAATACGGTCTTAAAGGCGCGCGTCGTGCACCACAATTCTCAAAACGTTAA
- the rplM gene encoding 50S ribosomal protein L13: MRTTYMAKASDVERKWYVVDAEGQTLGRLASEVASILRGKHKPTYTPHVDTGDHVIIINASKIELTGKKLTDKIYYRHSMHPGGLKTRTALEMRTNYPEKMLEQAIKGMLPKGSLGRQMGKKLNVYAGAEHPHQAQKPEVLELRG; this comes from the coding sequence ATGCGTACGACGTATATGGCGAAAGCTAGTGATGTAGAACGTAAATGGTACGTTGTCGATGCTGAAGGTCAAACTTTGGGTCGTCTTGCATCAGAAGTAGCCTCAATTCTTAGAGGTAAACACAAACCAACTTATACTCCACATGTTGACACTGGTGATCATGTGATTATTATCAATGCATCTAAAATTGAATTGACTGGTAAGAAATTGACTGACAAAATTTACTACCGTCACAGCATGCACCCAGGTGGATTGAAAACAAGAACTGCTCTTGAAATGAGAACTAACTACCCTGAGAAAATGTTGGAGCAAGCAATCAAAGGCATGCTTCCAAAAGGATCTCTTGGTCGCCAAATGGGCAAAAAATTAAACGTTTATGCTGGAGCTGAACATCCGCACCAAGCACAAAAACCAGAAGTTCTAGAACTTCGCGGTTAA
- a CDS encoding energy-coupling factor ABC transporter ATP-binding protein has protein sequence MQISLKQVAHLYQEGTPFEFRAIYDINVEFPSGSFIGVIGHTGSGKSTLLQHLNALLKPSEGLVTIGERTITSDKKVKNLKPIRKQVGIVFQFPEHQLFEETVEKDICFGPMNFGVSEEEAKTRARAALELVGLHESVLKVSPFDLSGGQMRRVAIAGVLAMEPEVIVLDEPTAGLDPRGRKEIMEMFYKLHKEKGITTILVTHSMEDAARYADELVIMNKGTIVKKAPPADIFAEPEELMNLGLAVPDTVQFQLRFEEKTGIQLAKRHLSMEELAREIKAVLGGDPI, from the coding sequence ATGCAAATTTCGCTCAAACAAGTAGCTCATCTTTATCAGGAGGGTACTCCTTTTGAGTTTCGGGCTATCTATGACATCAATGTAGAGTTTCCCTCCGGTTCCTTTATTGGGGTAATTGGTCATACGGGTTCAGGGAAGTCCACCCTGCTTCAGCATCTGAATGCCTTGCTAAAGCCTTCTGAAGGGCTGGTGACCATTGGGGAGAGAACCATTACTTCCGATAAGAAGGTCAAGAACTTGAAGCCCATTCGCAAGCAGGTTGGAATCGTCTTTCAATTCCCAGAACACCAGCTTTTTGAAGAGACGGTCGAAAAGGATATATGCTTTGGTCCAATGAATTTTGGCGTAAGTGAGGAAGAAGCAAAGACAAGGGCACGAGCTGCTCTTGAGCTCGTAGGTCTGCATGAGTCCGTTCTGAAGGTATCCCCATTTGATTTATCAGGAGGACAAATGCGGAGGGTGGCAATTGCTGGCGTTCTTGCAATGGAGCCAGAGGTTATTGTGCTTGATGAACCAACTGCAGGGCTTGATCCGAGAGGGCGTAAGGAGATTATGGAGATGTTTTATAAGCTTCATAAGGAAAAAGGCATCACAACGATTCTCGTAACCCATAGCATGGAGGATGCAGCCCGCTATGCCGATGAACTTGTCATTATGAACAAGGGGACAATTGTAAAGAAGGCCCCGCCTGCTGATATCTTTGCCGAGCCAGAGGAATTGATGAATCTTGGACTTGCCGTTCCGGATACAGTCCAGTTTCAGCTGAGGTTCGAAGAGAAGACAGGCATCCAATTGGCGAAGAGACATTTGTCCATGGAAGAGCTGGCAAGAGAAATCAAAGCTGTGCTCGGAGGTGATCCGATATGA
- a CDS encoding DUF4352 domain-containing protein gives MKKNVYMIIVAIFLSLGLAACSSDSQTTTKGEAVTSESSEPLTDSEFKKMLSNPDQYKGSKVVFYGTVFVDPEKDDNGTYLQVFDKNDNNLIIAIEDPNLEVEVDDIVKVKGAVKGVFEGENAFGATIEAPAISAVSVEVTDYATAFAPAIQSIEVNEKQEQSGYVITLEKVEIAEKETRAYISITNDSQDQINFYSFNSKLIIGSDQYEENDGYHYPDIPSEILPGVTVKGIVAFPAIDKDVENLKFHFEGYSENYDIEIEPFNFTVKNN, from the coding sequence ATGAAGAAGAACGTATATATGATCATTGTTGCTATATTTTTATCGCTAGGTCTTGCTGCTTGTTCAAGCGATAGTCAAACGACAACGAAGGGTGAAGCTGTAACCAGCGAATCAAGTGAACCGTTGACGGATTCTGAATTCAAAAAAATGTTGAGTAACCCGGACCAATATAAAGGATCCAAGGTAGTGTTTTATGGCACAGTTTTTGTTGATCCAGAAAAAGATGATAATGGGACATACTTGCAAGTCTTTGATAAAAACGACAATAACCTCATCATTGCGATTGAGGATCCTAATTTAGAGGTAGAAGTGGATGACATCGTGAAGGTTAAAGGTGCTGTTAAAGGGGTTTTTGAAGGAGAAAATGCCTTTGGTGCCACTATTGAGGCCCCAGCTATATCAGCTGTAAGCGTTGAAGTCACTGACTATGCCACAGCTTTTGCTCCTGCGATCCAATCCATCGAGGTTAATGAAAAACAAGAGCAGAGCGGATATGTAATCACCTTGGAGAAGGTAGAGATTGCAGAGAAAGAGACCCGTGCCTACATTTCGATTACAAACGACAGTCAGGATCAAATTAATTTCTATTCGTTTAATTCAAAGTTAATCATTGGTTCTGATCAATATGAAGAGAATGATGGTTATCACTATCCGGATATCCCGTCGGAAATTTTGCCTGGCGTGACGGTTAAAGGAATCGTAGCATTCCCGGCTATTGATAAGGATGTAGAGAACCTCAAATTCCACTTTGAGGGGTACTCTGAAAATTATGATATTGAAATCGAGCCGTTCAATTTTACAGTTAAAAATAATTGA
- the rpsK gene encoding 30S ribosomal protein S11: MARKTNTRKRRVKKNVEAGIAHIRSTFNNTIVTITDSHGNAISWSSAGALGFRGSRKSTPFAAQMAAETAAKASMEHGMKTLEVTVKGPGSGREAAIRALQAAGLEVTAIKDVTPVPHNGCRPPKRRRV, from the coding sequence ATGGCACGCAAAACGAATACACGCAAACGTCGCGTGAAAAAGAATGTAGAAGCTGGTATCGCCCACATTCGTTCTACTTTTAACAACACTATCGTTACTATTACTGACTCACACGGAAATGCGATTTCTTGGTCTAGTGCTGGTGCACTTGGCTTCAGAGGTTCCCGTAAGTCAACTCCGTTCGCAGCTCAAATGGCAGCAGAAACTGCAGCTAAAGCTTCAATGGAACATGGTATGAAAACTTTAGAAGTAACTGTAAAAGGACCTGGTTCTGGTCGTGAAGCAGCTATCCGTGCTTTACAAGCAGCTGGTCTTGAAGTTACTGCAATTAAAGATGTAACTCCAGTTCCTCATAACGGATGCCGCCCACCAAAACGCCGCCGTGTGTAA